The following coding sequences lie in one Labrus bergylta chromosome 13, fLabBer1.1, whole genome shotgun sequence genomic window:
- the LOC109983501 gene encoding holotricin-3, which produces MYGQNQGNQYPGYPNQVPGTYPNYPPGTAPPPVYPPQPHGQHGGHQGHGPGPGCCPGQGQAHGHGHGHGHGHDHSHGHGHGHGACQGQGHGQGACQGHGHGHGHGDKKKHKKQKGGHKHNKCHKKGKDCHGSSSSSCSSDSD; this is translated from the exons ATGTACGGGCAAAACCAAG GAAACCAGTACCCTGGTTATCCCAACCAGGTACCGGGGACATACCCTAACTATCCTCCAGGCACCGCCCCACCACCTGTCTACCCTCCTCAGCCTCACGGCCAGCACGGAGGCCACCAAGGACATGGACCTGGACCTGGTTGCTGCCCGGGTCAGGGGCAGGCACACGGTCATGGGCACGGGCACGGGCATGGGCACGACCACAGCCACGGTCATGGTCATGGACATGGAGCATGCCAAGGACAGGGACATGGACAAGGAGCATGCCAGGGACATGGACATGGACATGGACATGGAGACAAGAAAAAGCACAAGAAGCAAAAGGGCggtcacaaacacaacaaatgtcACAAGAAAGGAAAGGACTGTCACGGG TCCTCCAGCAGCTCATGCAGCAGCGACTCGGACTAG
- the lss gene encoding lanosterol synthase, translating to MTEGTHLRRRGGPYRTEPATDLSRWRLSNVEGRQTWRYVEDQEDPEREQTMLEAHCLGLDTSKFVSGSAAAHTAVDVALKGMNFYSHLQAEDGHWAGDYGGPLFLLPGLLITCHVAKIPLPEAWKKEMVRYLRSVQLPDGGWGLHIEDKSTVFGTSLSYTSLRILGVEPDDPDMTRARNNLHSKGGAVGIPSWGKFWLSILNVYSWEGMNTLLPEMWLFPTWMPAHPSTLWCHCRQVYLPMSYCYAVRLAADEDALVLSLRQELYVQDYSSINWPAQRSNVAACDMYTPHSTLLTVAYMVLNVYEAHHSTMLRGKAVKELYDHIQADDRFTKCISIGPISKTINMLVRWYVDGPSSPVFQEHVSRIPDYLWLGLDGLKMQGTNGSQLWDTCFAVQAFLEAGAQDNPRLADCLRNAHEFLRITQIPENPPEYQKYYRQMNKGGFPFSTRDCGWIVADCTAEGLKSVMLLQELCPSIGQSVASERLYDAVNVLLSMRNPDGGFATYETKRGGKLLELLNPSEVFGDIMIDYTYVECTSATMQALRHFQKAYPDHRAGEISSTLRDGLEYCRKVQRPDGSWEGSWGVCFTYGIWFGLEAFACMGHVYTDEDACVEVQKACQFLLDRQMPDGGWGEDFESCEQRCYIQSSTAQIHNTCWALLGLMAARHPDRRAIERGVQLLIDKQLPNGDWPQENIAGVFNKSCAISYTSYRNVFPVWTLGRFSNLFPSSPLAGKVKL from the exons ATGACGGAGGGAAC GCACCTGCGGAGGCGAGGGGGGCCATACAGGACGGAGCCAGCCACAGACCTGAGCCGCTGGAGGCTGAGTAACGTGGAGGGCAGGCAGACGTGGCGTTATGTGGAGGACCAGGAAGATCCGGAGAGAGAGCAGACCATGCTGGAGGCCCATTGTCTGGGCCTGGACACG AGTAAGTTTGTGTCCGGCTCCGCGGCCGCCCACACAGCTGTAGATGTAGCTTTGAAGGGGATGAACTTCTACAGCCACCTCCAGGCCGAGGACGGTCACTGGGCCGGGGACTATGGAGGACCTCTCTTCCTGCTCCCAG GTCTCCTGATCACGTGCCATGTGGCTAAGATCCCTCTGCCCGAGGCCTGGAAGAAAGAGATGGTGAGGTACCTGCGCTCCGTTCAGCTGCCAGACGGAGGCTGGGGCCT aCATATTGAAGATAAGTCGACCGTCTTCGGCACATCGCTGAGTTACACCTCTTTAAGGATCCTGGGAGTCGAGCCTGATGATCCAGATATGACCCGAGCCAGGAACAACCTGCACAGTAAAG GTGGCGCTGTGGGGATTCCCTCCTGGGGTAAATTCTGGTTGTCCATTTTAAATGTCTACAGCTGGGAGGGGATGAACACGCTGCTGCCAGAGATGTG GCTTTTCCCGACGTGGATGCCCGCTCACCCCTCCACCCTGTGGTGTCACTGTCGGCAGGTCTACCTTCCCATGAGCTACTGCTACGCTGTCAGACTGGCTGCAGACGAGGACGCCCTGGTCCTCAGCCTCAGACAG GAGCTGTATGTCCAGGACTACTCCTCCATTAACTGGCCCGCCCAGAGGAGCAATGTGGCAGCATGTGACATGTACACGCCTCACAGCACTCTGCTCACAGTCGCCTACA TGGTGTTGAATGTTTATGAAGCCCACCACAGCACCATGCTGAGAGGAAAGGCCGTCAAAGAGCTGTATGATCACATCCAAGCTGACGACCGCTTCACTAAATGCATCAGCATCGGCCCG ATATCTAAGACTATCAACATGCTGGTCCGCTGGTATGTGGATGGTCCCTCCTCTCCGGTCTTTCAGGAGCACGTGTCCAGGATCCCAGACTACCTCTG GTTGGGACTGGATGGCCTGAAAATGCAG GGCACAAATGGATCTCAGCTCTGGGACACATGCTTTGCTGTTCAAGCTTTCCTTGAG GCAGGAGCTCAGGATAACCCGAGACTAGCCGACTGCCTCCGCAATGCCCATGAATTTCTCAGAATAACACAG ATACCCGAGAATCCTCCTGAGTATCAAAAATACTACCGACAGATGAACAAG GGAGGATTCCCCTTCAGTACACGTGACTGTGGCTGGATCGTGGCTGACTGCACGGCCGAGGGTCTGAAGtctgtgatgctgctgcaggagctctGTCCCTCCATCGGCCAGAGTGTCGCCTCAGAGCGTTTATATGATGCTGTCAATGTG CTGCTAAGCATGAGAAACCCTGATGGTGGATTTGCCACATATGaaacaaagagaggagggaaactGCTGGAGCTGCTCAACCCCTCCGAGGTGTTCG GTGACATCATGATAGATTACACCTATGTGGAGTGTACCTCAGCAACAATGCAGGCCCTGAGGCACTTCCAGAAAGCCTACCCTGATCACCGAGCTGGGGAAATAAG CTCCACTTTAAGGGATGGACTGGAGTACTGCAGGAAGGTGCAGAGGCCTGATGGATCCTGGGAAGG GTCCTGGGGAGTCTGCTTCACATATGGGATCTGGTTTGGCCTTGAGGCCTTTGCTTGTATGGGCCACGTCTACACAGATGA GGATGCGTGTGTAGAGGTGCAGAAAGCCTGTCAGTTCCTGCTGGACCGGCAGATGCCAGACGGAGGATGGGGGGAGGACTTTGAGTCATGCGAGCAGCGGTGCTACATCCAGAGCAGCACCGCCCAGATCCACAACACCTGCTGGGCACTGTTAGGCCTCATGGCTGCGAG GCATCCAGACAGACGAGCCATAGAGAGAGGAGTACAGCTGCTGATTGACAAACAGCTGCCCAATGGAGACTGGCCACAG GAGAATATTGCAGGTGTGTTCAACAAGAGCTGTGCTATCAGCTACACCTCCTACAGAAACGTCTTCCCCGTCTGGACGCTCGGCCGCTTCTCAAACTTATTCCCCAGCAGTCCGCTGGCCGGGAAGGTCAAGCTGTAG
- the LOC109983480 gene encoding uncharacterized protein — MMPLDCEVWLHKYKKADPAEFQKSCSSAHEFGELRCGGKTQETSIPQAAILSLEDTPNVHPNPALLSPVVHPNPALLSPVVHPATLLMEDMVMDQSLVVEMDMDMDMDMDMGMIMVIMIMGIMIMGMVIMIMVIMIMVIMIMGIMIMGMGMGIMIMDMDTGIMDTGTMDMGAVVVVVVVIMDMGIMDMVMSMGMHTDMGTGTITVTCMVIATRKARSVTGPPAAPAAATRTRRRERRM, encoded by the exons ATGATGCCATTGGATTGTGAGGTGTGGcttcataaatataaaaaagcaGATCCAGCTGAGTTTCAGAAGAGCTGCTCTTCAGCACACG agTTTGGAGAGTTGAGATGTGGGGGCAAAACACAG GAAACCAGTATCCCTCAGGCTGCAATCCTCAGCCTGGAGGATACCCCCAATGTCCACCCCAACCCTGCCCTCCTCAGCCCTGTGGTCCACCCCAACCCTGCCCTCCTCAGCCCTGTGGTCCACCCAGCTACCCTCCTCATGGAGGACATGGTTATGGACCAGAGCCTGGTTGTGGAGATGGACATGGACATGGACATGGACATGGACATGGGCATGATCATGGTCATCATGATCATGGGCATCATGATCATGGGCATGGTCATCATGATCATGGTCATCATGATCATGGTCATCATGATCATGGGCATCATGATCATGGGCATGGGCATGGGCATCATGATCATGGACATGGACACGGGCATCATGGACACGGGCACCATGGACATGGGCGCGGTCGTGGTCGTGGTCGTGGTCATCATGGACATGGGCATCATGGACATGGTCATGAGCATGGGCATGCACACGGACATGGGCACAGGCACAATCACGGTCACATGCATGGTCATTGCCACAAGAAAGGCAAGAAGTGTCACGGG TcctccagcagctcctgcagcagcgaCTCGGActagaagaagagaaagacgGATGTAA